The segment ATTGTAATGCATACTGCGTTCATCTGGCCGCGTGAATCTTGATGATTTCTGTTTCGCGTGGGTCGCTTCTGTTATTTGTTATTCCTCGTAATGAAATGTTGTTCCGTTTTGTCCCGACGTGATGTAATGTTCACGTTTGGCGTTGATGCTCTTCACAGAGAGGATGCTGCCCCGCTGATCGTCATGTGGACCAGTGGAACACACAtggatgtgatgtgatgtttttctcTCATCAGCATCTCCATCATGTCTCCAGCAGCACCCGTCACAGACAGCAGCGCGTCCGTTCTCCACGAGCACACGGACACTCCACGAGAAGAGGTGAGGTTCTGTGTGAAAGAAATAATAGTCTAACCTTCCACGTGATGTTCATTGTGTGCATGTTCACCTGAAGATCATTTCAACATAAATggaaaatctttatttttcaaaggATGTGTGAATGTTATCACGCACATCGGTCTATTATATGCAGcctatttttttctctctttgtagCAATATATGAGTTTGTGCCAAACGTTTGGTGATCTGATTGTGATGTCGAACAGAAGTCGAGTGGATGTTATATTTAATACCACCAGAGTCTGACTCTTTTATGTCATGTTACTAAAATGACGAACTTTAAGCTTTAAAATAGTCTCAAAAGTGAAAGTGGGACATCTCCCAGACATGGAAGAACACTTCAGTGGACAGGTGTACATCTTCATTGTATGACGTTTACAGGTGCTTTTATTTCGCATTTGACTTTAGGGCTTCAACTTTCTTTTAAAAGATTACGGCCAagcctcatgtttcattgttgtGATATTTCCCTCTGCATCATTATTATGCTTGTTTCGAAATGATGTGCATGGACGCTTCTGTTGAAATATAGGAGGAAAGGCCTAGTTTTCTGGCTGAAGTGTGAAACAttacatacatatttaatagCCATAAAGGCCatactaaacaaataaactcAAGCTATAAAGGTCATTCATGTGCTTAACCAACCACACACTTTGAACACCTTGGCTGGGGTATTTTGGTTCATTCTGCTGTATGCAAAATCATTTCAGTTCGTAATTATTCCTGGAAGTCTTGCTTGAGTGGTCCACGTTTACACACTTGTTCAGCCAATctttcaaagttttaaaacCCAAAATACAAACCTTTTAGTTTGCACATAGAGACTTGGATTATCTGTTATATTTCTTCAGCTAAATATGAAGGATGTTTCGCTTGAGGCTTTCTGGTGTGATTATTGAGTGTTTTCTCAAAGAGACTCGTGAACACGCGGAAGACACATCTGCTACATCTCAGGTGtcactaataaatatataaatatatactctATGATGTCACCTATAGCATCACATCTTGAAACTTCCAGAATTCAGTGAATCAGAGCGCTTTCATTTATTCTCTCCATAGGGATTGACAATCTAAATAAACAGCCATGAACCAAACCACCCAAGTCAAAGAAGATCTCAGAATGCAGAATACCTCATTATCACAGAGGATCATGTGCATTTCCtataaaaatgtgcaaataaacaataagCGCATTGAGCCTGTAAAGTTGTGTTTACTGGTTGATACATTCAAATATTAGGCTTTGAGATCATCCGTGAGGCCTTAAGGTTCAGCACATCATTATGGAGAAAtaacatcaaatatttattgtgGTATGCATGCTGTGTTAAGGGCACGAGACGATGATAAAAGCATAacacgtttgtttgtttgtggtcTTAGCTGTAAGTTGAAAGCACCTCTCACAACTGTATCACATCATGTTTATaatattgtcttatttttcaACTTTAAGTATACTGTGTTCCAGTAAGGTGTTTTCGTGGTTGAAATAAGTGTATTGAAGTAGATTTAAATGAATTTCAAAgattattataaagtatttcTCTATCACATCTTGGAGAACAATTATTTACTTAACAGTATAAAGTTGGCGTATTCAAGTGTCATTTCTAAGAAGCATATTTCAAGTAGACCGAATGTAAACtttcttatttgtttaatgTGGGTATATAGATTGGTTATGTCGGTTGAATGAAcctctctttgtttttttctcttcacTGTGCAGCAGCGACCGGTGAAGGCGTCCTTGTGTAAATCTCTGTGTCGCGAGGCGCACTGGAAATGTCTTGTCCTCTCGCTCCTCATGTACTGCTGCATGATCGCCTTGACCTGGTGTCAGGTCACCAAGGTGACACGCGTGACCTTCGACAGCGCCTTTCAGACCAGATCCATGACGTACCACGACAGCCCCTGCGCCGACGGCTACATCTACATCCCGGTGGCCTTCCTCGTCATGCTCTACGTGGTCTACCTGCTGGAGTGTTGGCATTGTTGCTCGCGCAACAAACTTCAGTTTCAAGCCGACCTGGAGAGTGTGACGGAGCGCGTGAGACGCATGCAGCGAGCCACCCCTTGCATCTGGTGGAAGGCCATTAGTTACCACTACGTGCGGCGGACGCGTCAAGTGACCCGATACCGCAACGGCGACGCTTACACCACCACACAGGTGTACCACGAGAGAGTCAACACGCACGTGGCCGAGGCCGAGTTCGACTATGGGAACTGTGGGGCGAAGGACATTTCCAAGCGGTTAACGGGTTTGGAGCGGTTTCCAGTGACCAAACTACGCTTCACAAAGTGCTTTAGCTTCGCCAACGTGGAGTCGGAAAACTCCTACCTGACTCAACGGGCCAGGTTCTTCACGGAGAACGAGGGCCTGGACGATTACATGGAGGCGCGTGAAGGAATGCACCTCAAAAACGTGGAATTTAAAGAACACACCATCGCCTTCGCGGATCCGGATCACCTGCCATGGTACTCCACGCGGTGCATGTTCTGGACGGCTGCGGCGCTGACCCTTTCGTGGCCCCTGCGGGTGCTGACGGAGTACCGCACGGCACACCTTCACTACCACGTAGAGAAACTCTTCGGTTTTGACTACGTCGCCGTCACACCGTTGGACGAGAGGCCGTGTGGCCTCAGCATCCCGCGGGTCAACACCATAGACAGCACAGAACTCGAGTGGCACATCCGTTCAAACCAACAGTTAGTGCCCAGTTACTCAGAAGCCGTGCTCATGGATCTGGCACAGCAGTCCAGCCGAGACGCACTCTCATCGCGTGGAATTGGTTTCAGCGCCCACGGTCAGAACTGTGAGCGCTGCCATCGCTCCGTCAGCAGCTCTTCCATCTTCTCACGCAGCGCGCTGAGTGCTTGCAACAGTAGCGGCCGCTTCTCTCTTGGCCGTCTGTACGCTTCACGACGCAGCTGTCTTTGGCGTAGTGGCAGCAGTGGCCTGAACGATCCCGGCTGTCCGACAGAAAGCACACGTTGCCTGGCGGGTCGCTCTACCGCTGAGGAAAGCCCCCCCTCTCCTCCGGCCTACCAGGATGCGCTGTACTTCCCTGTACTGATCATACATCGCAATGAGGGCTGTCACGATCACCACACCCTTCACCATAACAGCACTTGCGTGGAGACTTCATTGTAGTCTTTGGGACGTTCTGATGCTTGAAATGACGGCTGATGGTGCACCTTTGCACTCTTGACTTTATTCAAAACGTACAAATGCAACATTTGTcctcaaatcatttcatttctgCCCGTTTGTTCAAATTTCCATGATATTCAGCTTCAACTGTGGCATCCCCCAAACGCCATTCTGCACTTAAAACACCAATTTGACATCACTGACTGTCTAATCTAATGAAACTGAAGAAAATTAACCCTTCTATTCTCTGCTTCCATCGCAAAtcatttgaaaaatatgcatcaCGCATCTTTTTCTTTGATTGTTTAACAGCACAACAAACTAAATGCTCAACCCAAAGACATCGACTGTTTTCCAGACACAAATCAAGTCAATCGTATAAACATGTGCAAGTGATTTAATCATgcaaatcatataaaaacaataaacaaactttaaggCCGGTCtacatgaagagtttatttccaaaattagataatatcatgttttttattgtgcattacaatGAATATCactcaaactgcagttggtttgttttgatttaagccaggatatcaaaaaatacagctaactaacacaataaaaacatgataacgtcataaaaaacacgatttttgaaaacaagttctcattttggaaacaaactatTTCCCTGTAATGTGGAGCTCGGAtagatttaaaatgataaacctGAAGTATTAAGACACAAGTATTTAACAAGCACAGTTTCTGTTTGATCTCTATTTATGGCAACGTTGTGAATAATTTAGTACACACAGGCTTAACGGACACAACAAGTCCAAACCAAACACATCctctttaaaatattgaatcatTCTCTCcatattttaaatagaaatgctACTGTAACCCATTCCGgatgttttattttccacaaCTACCTCTCCTTTTCAACAAGCTGAAGTGcctcagatgttttttttgttgacattttgctttattacattttctaaaCCCTCTGGAAAGAAATAATGTCAGCAAGATTTTGAGCAGTCAGATCTCACGGGagaactgaaaataaatcacCTCTAAAAGCTCAAATAAGCCACATGCTCAAGTGATCTTCAAAAGTTggacatataaatataaatattcctATTCTGTCAAATCCAGAACCGATCGTCATAAAAACAAAGGCATACAGAAGTTATCCATCTCCTGCAGTTTATGTTAATCGGTTTTAAGAGAATTCATGTGTATAAAACATTGAGAAAGTAACAATGTAACACCTCACTGTTACTGTGTGACAGCACATGTAACCTCTGCGTGACCTCGGATGTATGATCCAactgtaaatattaatgtaaaagaGTCTTAGTGATAGAAGAACTGAACAGTCTCTCAGATTGACCATAATGCAAAAAATGGACTATACAAAAATTTCATATTTCTTCTTTCTAAAAATGCACGCAGTTATTTCAGAACATGAAGGGAAAGTATTATAAAAGCTTCCTGGTGACGAAGAAAATCTGTTGTATGTCTTGATATGCTGAAACAAGAAACACTTTGTATTGTGAATAAACACTTATGTGTATgctgaaatttttatttttaacaacatgACATGTTTGCAAcctgaaaatgttgtcattttgaCGTGTCTACAAATGTGTGCGTACAACACAGTATtgttgaaaatacaaaatgcagaaACAAATTATACGAGAACAgttatattcttttttatggcTGTCGAGAAATATTCCAGCGCCCAAATGtgacttttattatgacatCGGAGGACGTTTTGTGCTGGAAACAGACCGGTTAGTAACCTGGCTTACGCAGTGATAAATGTCATATCTCATTCAGTCTTTAAACACCGATACTGTGGCAAATATCTCAAatcataaacatgtttaaattgtCAAAATGAAAGGCAGAAAAGCATGTAAGTGGGTTTAGGATGTTTAATGAGCTGATGGATGTTGTGTGGCAGTGGGactgtgatgatgtttgtggtTTTGATTGGCTCTCAGGGCCTGAGTGATGCAGAACTCACTCTCCTGATCTACATCGGTCAGCCGAATATCACACTCCACCAGACTGCTGTTGTGGGACATCCCTTCTTCCAGAACCTTCCCACCATcctgcaaaaagaaaaagaacatcTCACAAACGGTCTACATCAGGATGACTCAGATCTGGTTCTGGAAGGCCACGGTCATGTAAAGTCTGAACAAACACACCCGAACAAGCTAACTGAGGTCTTGCGGAAAGTACACGCAGGGGCGTTGGATTTGGGTTGGAACTTAACTCTGTAGGGCCGGGGTTGAATAGCCCTGGTCTATATTTAGTAGTTTTATACTTCTGTATATTGTCTAGGCCTTCTGGTTTTTCTCTACAGCGGTCATTCTTTGGGTTTTAACCttcttaaattcttctcaaagctgagctttAGTTTGCACTACaaacacaactacacaacacacatacaaacattttaatagatCTGTAATAatctatttgaaaaaaaaagcaaGATGTCCAAAGAAGTTGGACATTACTTCGGTCAttactgtattgtattttaatactttattcaaaatgtcGCTTTACAGACATAACCGTTTATTCCACATCACAATACAGTGTTAATGTTGGCTAAAAACGTTTGAATATTGGACCTT is part of the Triplophysa dalaica isolate WHDGS20190420 chromosome 13, ASM1584641v1, whole genome shotgun sequence genome and harbors:
- the tmem151ba gene encoding transmembrane protein 151B, whose protein sequence is MSPAAPVTDSSASVLHEHTDTPREEQRPVKASLCKSLCREAHWKCLVLSLLMYCCMIALTWCQVTKVTRVTFDSAFQTRSMTYHDSPCADGYIYIPVAFLVMLYVVYLLECWHCCSRNKLQFQADLESVTERVRRMQRATPCIWWKAISYHYVRRTRQVTRYRNGDAYTTTQVYHERVNTHVAEAEFDYGNCGAKDISKRLTGLERFPVTKLRFTKCFSFANVESENSYLTQRARFFTENEGLDDYMEAREGMHLKNVEFKEHTIAFADPDHLPWYSTRCMFWTAAALTLSWPLRVLTEYRTAHLHYHVEKLFGFDYVAVTPLDERPCGLSIPRVNTIDSTELEWHIRSNQQLVPSYSEAVLMDLAQQSSRDALSSRGIGFSAHGQNCERCHRSVSSSSIFSRSALSACNSSGRFSLGRLYASRRSCLWRSGSSGLNDPGCPTESTRCLAGRSTAEESPPSPPAYQDALYFPVLIIHRNEGCHDHHTLHHNSTCVETSL